The Kineothrix sp. MB12-C1 genome includes a window with the following:
- a CDS encoding bifunctional riboflavin kinase/FAD synthetase — translation MRVIHGTTEFELEEKSAVSIGKFDGIHLGHQKLLHHILEQKEQGMKAVVFTFDPPPSVFFGRTEEKELMTRAEKRFAFEKMGVDVLIEFPLTVQSASISPEEFITDILAKKLHAGYIAAGPDVSFGDKGAGNYVLLQALARELGYEVQIIDKVYFYGKEISSTYVRKELAKGHMETVTELLGAPYGISGTVTHGNRFGRTIGMPTANILPAASKLLPPNGVYYSEVLLRGEVHKGITNIGYKPTVSDERQLGVETYIYDFHKDIYEEEIVVRLLAFQREEKKFEGKEALQEQMARDIEDGRMFHLKKM, via the coding sequence ATGCGGGTGATTCACGGAACAACAGAATTTGAATTAGAAGAAAAAAGTGCAGTTTCTATTGGTAAGTTCGATGGTATTCATTTAGGACATCAGAAATTGCTGCATCACATATTAGAACAAAAAGAACAGGGGATGAAGGCAGTTGTATTTACTTTTGATCCTCCTCCTTCTGTGTTCTTCGGGAGAACAGAAGAAAAAGAATTGATGACCAGAGCGGAGAAACGATTTGCTTTTGAGAAAATGGGTGTGGATGTGCTGATAGAGTTTCCGTTAACAGTGCAGAGTGCTTCCATTTCGCCCGAAGAATTTATAACCGACATTTTAGCGAAAAAGCTCCATGCCGGTTATATTGCTGCGGGGCCTGATGTTTCTTTTGGAGATAAAGGGGCTGGGAACTATGTACTTCTCCAGGCACTGGCGAGAGAACTTGGATATGAAGTTCAGATTATAGATAAGGTATATTTCTATGGAAAAGAAATCAGTTCCACTTATGTGCGGAAGGAGCTGGCAAAGGGGCATATGGAGACGGTAACGGAACTTTTGGGTGCACCTTATGGCATTAGTGGTACAGTGACTCATGGCAATCGATTTGGTCGAACAATAGGTATGCCTACGGCGAATATTCTTCCTGCAGCGAGTAAGCTGCTGCCGCCCAATGGGGTGTATTATTCAGAAGTATTACTTCGTGGAGAAGTGCATAAGGGAATAACGAATATTGGATATAAGCCTACAGTGAGCGATGAAAGGCAACTGGGAGTGGAGACTTATATTTATGACTTCCATAAGGATATTTATGAGGAAGAGATAGTGGTGCGGTTACTCGCCTTTCAGAGAGAGGAAAAGAAGTTCGAGGGAAAAGAAGCTTTACAAGAGCAAATGGCACGAGATATCGAAGACGGAAGAATGTTTCACCTCAAGAAGATGTAA
- the truB gene encoding tRNA pseudouridine(55) synthase TruB codes for MYNGIINIYKEAGFTSHDVVAKLRGILKQKKIGHTGTLDPDAVGVLPVCLGSATKLCDMLTDKSKEYRVRFLLGRTTDTQDSSGQVLTQSPVTVTEAQVTAVIHSFLGDYDQVPPMYSAIKVDGKRLYQLAREGKEIERKSRQVHIEYIHIEELALPEIAMVVGCSKGTYIRTLCHDIGQELGCGAVMTHLERSRVGEFLMEEALPLSEVEQMVKEGTIDGHILPVERIFADYRKVTVDDRFRKLIDNGNAFYEDMIMESGACIDGESVRVYSQDNRFYGIFAYSSYEKRFKPVKMFME; via the coding sequence ATGTATAACGGAATTATCAATATCTATAAAGAGGCTGGCTTCACTTCTCACGATGTAGTAGCGAAGCTTCGGGGAATTTTAAAGCAGAAAAAGATCGGACATACAGGTACTTTAGACCCGGATGCGGTAGGGGTACTCCCTGTCTGTCTGGGAAGCGCAACGAAGCTTTGTGATATGCTTACGGATAAGAGTAAGGAATACCGCGTACGCTTTTTACTTGGAAGAACAACGGACACACAAGATAGTTCCGGGCAAGTGCTGACACAAAGTCCTGTAACGGTTACCGAAGCACAAGTTACAGCGGTGATTCACTCCTTTCTTGGCGATTATGACCAAGTTCCCCCCATGTATTCCGCTATTAAGGTAGATGGAAAAAGACTTTACCAACTGGCCAGAGAAGGTAAGGAAATCGAACGGAAGTCACGACAGGTACATATTGAATACATTCATATCGAGGAACTTGCGCTCCCTGAAATAGCTATGGTAGTCGGTTGTTCGAAGGGTACATATATTCGTACACTATGTCATGATATTGGACAAGAACTCGGTTGTGGTGCGGTTATGACCCATTTAGAGCGCAGCCGTGTAGGAGAATTTCTCATGGAGGAAGCGTTACCTTTGTCCGAGGTAGAGCAGATGGTAAAAGAGGGAACGATAGATGGACATATTCTTCCGGTGGAGAGGATTTTTGCCGATTACCGGAAAGTAACGGTAGATGACAGGTTCCGCAAATTAATAGATAATGGTAATGCTTTTTATGAAGATATGATAATGGAAAGCGGTGCCTGTATCGATGGGGAGTCTGTCAGAGTATATAGTCAGGATAATCGTTTCTATGGTATCTTTGCATATAGTTCTTATGAGAAACGGTTTAAACCGGTGAAAATGTTTATGGAGTAA
- a CDS encoding L7Ae/L30e/S12e/Gadd45 family ribosomal protein → MNKVYSLLGLAARSRNVVSGELSTEKAVKTGSAELVIISTDASGNTNKMFRNMCDFYNVPFFQYGTKEELGHAMGKEMRSSLAVTDNGFAESIKKHLKASEEYNGGSEHGENKST, encoded by the coding sequence ATGAATAAGGTGTATTCATTACTTGGCCTTGCTGCCCGCTCCCGAAATGTAGTGAGCGGAGAATTATCCACAGAAAAAGCAGTGAAGACAGGAAGTGCAGAGCTTGTAATTATAAGCACAGATGCTTCCGGCAATACCAACAAAATGTTTCGCAATATGTGTGACTTTTATAATGTGCCATTTTTTCAATATGGAACGAAAGAAGAACTGGGGCACGCCATGGGGAAAGAAATGCGATCTTCATTAGCGGTAACGGATAACGGATTTGCAGAATCCATAAAGAAACATTTAAAAGCATCGGAAGAATATAACGGAGGTAGTGAGCATGGCGAAAATAAAAGTACATGA
- a CDS encoding response regulator: MANILIVDDSRTSRKILREVLEGAGHTVVGEASNGEEGIALYKELKPDLVTLDITMPVMNGLEALEGIRNEDKEAKIVMITAAGQKEKMVKAIKEGASDFITKPFEAGIIIETVNNLVK; the protein is encoded by the coding sequence ATGGCAAATATTTTAATTGTAGATGATTCGAGAACATCCCGTAAAATCTTGAGAGAAGTGTTGGAAGGTGCAGGACACACCGTTGTTGGCGAGGCGTCCAATGGCGAAGAAGGGATTGCTTTGTATAAAGAACTTAAACCGGATCTGGTAACGCTTGATATTACGATGCCTGTAATGAACGGGCTCGAGGCGCTCGAAGGTATCCGGAATGAAGACAAAGAGGCGAAGATTGTTATGATTACAGCAGCCGGTCAGAAAGAGAAGATGGTAAAAGCAATTAAAGAAGGTGCTTCCGACTTCATTACGAAGCCCTTTGAAGCGGGTATTATCATAGAGACTGTTAATAATTTGGTAAAATAA
- the nusA gene encoding transcription termination factor NusA — protein sequence MNKELMEALDILEKEKEISKETLFDAIENSLITACKNHFGKSDNIKVEINRETCDFLCYAEKEVVEEVEDDCCQISLTDAKEISHRAQLGDLLHVEIKSKEFGRIATQNAKNVILQKIREEERSVIYNQYYEKEKDVVTGIVQRYVGKNISINLGKADGILNESEQVKGEVFKPTERVKLYILEVKNTPKGPRIMVSRTHPELVKRLFESEVTEIKDGTVEIKSIAREAGSRTKMAVWSNNPNVDAVGACVGINGTRVNTIVEELRGEKIDIINWDENPGNLIQNALSPAKIVAVFADPDEKTAKVVVPDYQLSLAIGKEGQNARLAARLTGYKIDIKSETQAKDAPGFRYEDYEDEYDEYDEEYDEEYESNEEYVEGEGMLQEPSPEYSEEALEE from the coding sequence ATGAACAAAGAATTAATGGAAGCATTAGATATTCTGGAGAAAGAAAAAGAAATCAGTAAAGAGACCTTATTTGATGCTATTGAGAATTCATTGATTACAGCCTGCAAAAATCATTTTGGTAAATCGGACAATATCAAGGTTGAAATCAACAGAGAGACCTGTGATTTTCTATGCTATGCGGAAAAGGAAGTAGTGGAAGAGGTGGAAGATGACTGCTGCCAGATTTCCCTTACTGATGCGAAAGAGATTTCCCACAGAGCGCAGCTTGGTGATTTACTCCATGTAGAAATAAAGTCCAAAGAATTCGGACGTATTGCAACACAGAATGCTAAGAACGTTATCTTGCAAAAGATAAGAGAAGAAGAAAGAAGTGTTATCTACAATCAGTATTATGAAAAAGAAAAAGATGTAGTAACAGGTATTGTACAGCGCTATGTAGGAAAGAACATTAGTATTAATCTGGGAAAAGCAGATGGAATATTAAACGAAAGTGAGCAGGTAAAGGGAGAAGTATTTAAGCCCACAGAACGTGTGAAGTTGTATATTCTCGAAGTAAAGAACACTCCTAAGGGGCCGAGAATCATGGTTAGCCGTACACATCCGGAATTGGTAAAGCGTCTGTTTGAATCGGAAGTGACTGAGATTAAGGACGGTACGGTTGAGATTAAGAGTATTGCAAGGGAAGCAGGAAGCAGAACGAAGATGGCAGTTTGGTCTAACAATCCGAACGTGGATGCGGTAGGAGCATGTGTCGGTATTAACGGCACCAGGGTGAATACCATTGTGGAAGAGCTTCGCGGAGAGAAAATCGATATTATCAATTGGGATGAGAATCCGGGTAATCTCATTCAAAATGCACTTTCACCTGCGAAAATAGTTGCAGTGTTCGCAGACCCGGACGAAAAGACAGCGAAAGTTGTAGTACCTGACTATCAATTGTCTCTTGCAATCGGTAAGGAAGGACAAAATGCAAGACTTGCGGCAAGACTTACCGGCTATAAGATAGATATTAAGAGTGAGACGCAGGCGAAAGATGCTCCGGGATTCCGTTATGAAGATTATGAGGATGAATACGATGAGTATGATGAGGAATATGATGAAGAGTATGAAAGCAACGAGGAATATGTAGAGGGAGAAGGTATGTTGCAGGAACCTTCACCAGAGTATTCTGAGGAAGCTTTGGAAGAATAA
- a CDS encoding C40 family peptidase, which translates to MKYQLAGVAGMCITGLILLQNLPVYAVENQGVLEKFLAPAQAETVLDTASLVGNEAVMPVVSNIRMDSIKESIAQPIGAATLLESEKTRVEYIETASEAEGSLWGYTNLGISNVDNNLNIRQTAAEDGKLVGKLPRNAACEIIERDGEWALVRSGKVEGYVKGEFLLDGWNAKKRANEAMAVVAVVNTDSLKVREEPNTDSEVVTMVPKGEELDVVEMNGDWVKILIDDEENYIASEYVKIEEKLGTAITMTELLYGQGVSDIRVDLCQYAKQFVGNPYVWGGTSLTKGADCSGFVLSVFKNFGISLPRNSGSQAGAGTKITMSQAQPGDLIFYAKGGNINHVAIYIGGGQVVHASSPKTGIKISTYNYRTPAKVVRVLPRD; encoded by the coding sequence ATGAAATATCAATTGGCAGGCGTGGCAGGGATGTGCATAACTGGTTTAATTCTTTTACAGAATCTTCCGGTGTATGCGGTGGAGAATCAAGGGGTACTGGAGAAGTTTCTTGCTCCGGCTCAGGCGGAGACGGTTCTGGATACGGCAAGTCTTGTTGGTAATGAGGCAGTGATGCCGGTAGTTAGCAATATAAGAATGGACTCCATTAAGGAATCGATAGCACAACCGATAGGAGCAGCCACCTTGCTGGAATCGGAGAAGACCAGGGTAGAGTATATCGAGACTGCAAGCGAAGCGGAAGGCTCTCTGTGGGGATATACGAATCTCGGCATTTCGAATGTGGATAATAATTTGAATATAAGGCAGACTGCGGCAGAGGATGGTAAGCTGGTAGGGAAGCTTCCAAGAAATGCAGCTTGTGAAATTATAGAGAGAGATGGTGAATGGGCACTTGTTCGTTCGGGAAAAGTAGAGGGCTATGTAAAGGGAGAATTTTTATTAGACGGTTGGAATGCGAAAAAGCGGGCTAATGAAGCGATGGCAGTTGTTGCAGTAGTCAATACCGATAGCTTAAAGGTAAGAGAAGAACCCAATACGGACTCCGAAGTGGTTACGATGGTTCCAAAGGGAGAAGAGTTGGATGTCGTAGAAATGAACGGCGATTGGGTGAAAATTTTAATAGACGATGAAGAAAATTATATAGCATCGGAATATGTGAAGATTGAAGAAAAACTGGGAACGGCTATTACGATGACAGAGCTGCTATACGGGCAGGGTGTATCCGATATTCGTGTGGATTTATGTCAGTATGCGAAGCAATTTGTGGGGAATCCTTATGTATGGGGCGGAACGAGTTTGACTAAGGGAGCAGACTGTTCAGGATTTGTTTTAAGTGTGTTTAAGAATTTCGGAATCTCACTTCCGAGAAACTCCGGTTCTCAGGCGGGAGCAGGAACGAAGATTACGATGTCTCAGGCTCAGCCGGGGGACTTGATTTTCTATGCAAAAGGCGGAAATATCAATCACGTGGCAATCTATATCGGGGGCGGTCAGGTAGTGCATGCCAGCAGTCCTAAGACGGGAATTAAGATTTCTACCTATAACTACAGAACACCTGCGAAAGTTGTCCGTGTTTTGCCCAGAGATTAG
- the infB gene encoding translation initiation factor IF-2, whose amino-acid sequence MAKIKVHELAKELDKQSKEVIAFLQGKGIEVKAPQSSLEEDAVVMVRKQFGKEGAGTTKPEITKQEMVKPNKEEVRAEQETADEPKKKKKIIFVSNPHNSKMPGQKSSQQGHGQNQGNDRRPAAQQRNSNQRRNNNAPEPYRPVRPLTPPSPTPPVTMVPASNNMPKKEAKPAMKEEALARNTVEEKVQTPAEGTRSSAPAQTRTAQPARSNYNANGDNNRGTYNNNRADGNSRNRSDNNNRPYNNNRTDGGDNTRPYGNNRPDGGRSGDNNRPYNNNRTDGTRSNNNNRPYNNNRTDGTRSDNNNRPYNNNRTDGTRSDNNNRPYNNNRTDGTRPDNNNRPYNNNRPARPPFERNQAGQNDRRGYSSNQNGSRPYNNNDGNNRGNAGPDNRFRKPMPGKGFAAESPVKEPKKHSRDEEKRRIGQERDKRSGKDLMYEEDVKAQNKAGRFIKPEKKMEETKEERIKVITISDFLTIKELADKMKLQPSIIIKKLFLQGQIVTVNSEISYEEAENIAIEYDIICEKEIKVDVIEELLKEEDEIEEELTTRPPVICVMGHVDHGKTSLLDAIRKTNVTNREAGGITQHIGAYMVTVGDQKITFLDTPGHEAFTAMRMRGANSTDIAILVVAADDGVMPQTVEAINHAKAAGIEIIVAVNKVDKPSANMDRVKQEMTEYELIPVDWGGTTEFVPVSAKSGEGIDTLLETIVLTSEILELKANPERHARGLVIEAELDKGRGPVATVLVQKGTLRVGDFISAGASYGKVRAMIDDKGRRVKEASPSTPVEILGLSDVPSAGEVFIVHENDKTARSYAETYLAQNKEKMLEDTKAKMSLDDLFTKIQAGNLKELNLIVKADVQGSVEAVKQSLLKLSNEEVIVKCIHGGVGAINESDVSLASASQAIIIGFNVRPDATAKTISEREGVDIRLYKVIYQAIEDIEAAMKGMLDPVFEEKVIGHAEVRQIFKASAIGNIAGSYVLDGMFKRDSKVRVTREGELIFEGELASLKRFKDDVKEVKAGFECGLVFDGFDQIQEFDIVEAYTMVEVPR is encoded by the coding sequence ATGGCGAAAATAAAAGTACATGAATTGGCGAAAGAATTAGATAAACAGAGCAAAGAAGTAATTGCTTTTTTACAGGGCAAGGGTATTGAAGTAAAAGCACCGCAGAGTTCTTTGGAAGAGGATGCGGTTGTAATGGTAAGAAAACAATTTGGGAAAGAGGGGGCAGGAACGACGAAACCGGAAATTACAAAACAGGAAATGGTAAAGCCGAATAAAGAAGAGGTAAGAGCGGAACAAGAAACAGCGGATGAGCCGAAGAAAAAGAAGAAAATTATCTTTGTGAGCAATCCTCATAACAGCAAGATGCCGGGACAGAAATCTTCCCAGCAGGGGCACGGTCAAAATCAGGGTAATGATAGAAGACCGGCTGCACAACAGAGAAATTCCAATCAGAGGAGGAATAATAATGCGCCGGAGCCTTATCGTCCGGTAAGACCGTTGACTCCTCCCTCCCCTACGCCGCCCGTAACGATGGTGCCGGCTTCCAATAATATGCCAAAGAAAGAGGCGAAGCCTGCCATGAAGGAAGAAGCTTTAGCGAGAAATACAGTAGAGGAAAAGGTACAGACTCCTGCTGAAGGAACCAGAAGTTCAGCACCTGCTCAGACAAGGACTGCACAACCGGCCAGATCCAATTATAATGCAAACGGCGATAATAACCGCGGCACATATAACAATAACAGAGCCGATGGGAATAGTAGAAATAGAAGCGATAACAATAATCGTCCGTACAATAATAATAGAACAGACGGTGGTGATAATACTCGCCCGTACGGAAATAACAGGCCGGATGGCGGTAGAAGCGGCGACAATAATCGTCCATATAACAACAATAGGACGGATGGAACGAGAAGCAATAATAACAATCGTCCATACAACAATAATAGGACGGATGGAACGAGATCGGATAATAATAATCGTCCATACAACAATAATAGGACGGATGGAACGAGGTCAGATAATAATAATCGTCCGTACAATAACAATAGAACGGATGGAACGAGACCGGATAATAATAATCGCCCGTACAACAACAATAGACCAGCGAGACCTCCTTTTGAAAGGAATCAGGCGGGTCAGAATGATAGGCGCGGTTATTCTTCTAATCAGAATGGCAGCAGGCCTTATAACAATAATGATGGAAATAACAGAGGCAATGCGGGGCCGGACAATCGTTTCAGAAAACCTATGCCTGGTAAAGGGTTTGCTGCGGAAAGCCCGGTAAAGGAACCTAAGAAGCATAGCAGAGATGAAGAAAAGCGCAGGATCGGTCAGGAGAGGGATAAACGCTCTGGAAAAGACCTGATGTATGAAGAGGACGTTAAGGCGCAGAATAAAGCCGGAAGATTTATCAAACCAGAGAAGAAGATGGAAGAAACAAAAGAAGAACGGATTAAAGTAATTACGATATCAGATTTCCTTACAATTAAGGAACTGGCGGATAAGATGAAGCTTCAGCCTTCGATCATCATTAAAAAATTGTTCTTACAGGGACAGATCGTTACGGTGAATTCAGAGATTTCATATGAAGAAGCGGAGAACATTGCGATTGAGTATGACATTATCTGTGAAAAAGAAATTAAGGTCGATGTTATTGAGGAGCTTTTGAAAGAGGAAGATGAGATCGAAGAAGAATTGACAACAAGACCTCCGGTTATTTGTGTTATGGGTCACGTTGACCATGGTAAGACTTCTTTACTCGATGCGATTCGTAAGACTAATGTTACCAATAGAGAAGCAGGCGGTATTACACAGCATATCGGTGCTTACATGGTAACCGTAGGGGATCAGAAGATTACTTTCCTCGATACACCGGGACATGAAGCGTTCACGGCTATGCGTATGCGTGGAGCTAATTCCACAGATATCGCCATTCTTGTTGTAGCAGCGGATGATGGTGTAATGCCTCAGACGGTGGAAGCGATTAACCATGCGAAAGCGGCAGGTATTGAGATTATCGTTGCGGTGAATAAAGTTGATAAGCCGAGTGCAAATATGGATCGCGTAAAACAAGAAATGACAGAATATGAGCTTATTCCGGTAGATTGGGGCGGAACGACGGAATTCGTACCTGTTTCTGCGAAGTCGGGAGAAGGAATCGATACTTTACTCGAAACAATAGTACTCACTTCAGAGATTCTGGAACTTAAGGCGAATCCGGAAAGACATGCAAGAGGTCTCGTTATTGAAGCTGAGCTGGATAAGGGAAGAGGACCGGTCGCTACTGTGCTCGTACAAAAGGGTACACTTCGTGTAGGAGATTTCATTTCTGCAGGAGCAAGTTATGGTAAGGTAAGAGCCATGATAGATGACAAGGGAAGAAGAGTGAAGGAAGCATCCCCTTCTACGCCGGTGGAGATTCTGGGTCTTTCTGATGTACCGAGTGCCGGTGAAGTATTTATTGTGCATGAAAACGATAAGACTGCAAGATCTTATGCGGAAACTTATCTCGCACAGAATAAAGAAAAGATGCTGGAAGATACTAAGGCTAAGATGTCGCTCGATGATCTCTTTACAAAGATTCAGGCGGGTAACTTAAAAGAGCTTAACTTGATTGTGAAGGCAGACGTACAAGGAAGTGTGGAAGCGGTAAAACAAAGTCTTTTGAAGTTGTCTAACGAGGAAGTGATTGTAAAATGCATCCACGGAGGCGTAGGCGCTATCAATGAATCTGACGTATCCCTCGCTTCTGCTTCACAAGCAATTATTATCGGCTTCAACGTAAGACCGGATGCGACGGCGAAGACTATCTCGGAAAGAGAAGGCGTTGATATTAGGCTGTATAAAGTAATTTATCAGGCGATTGAGGATATCGAGGCTGCGATGAAGGGTATGTTAGATCCTGTATTCGAGGAAAAGGTAATCGGTCATGCGGAAGTACGCCAGATATTCAAGGCATCTGCTATCGGTAATATCGCTGGTTCCTATGTGCTTGACGGTATGTTCAAAAGAGACAGTAAGGTTCGTGTTACGAGAGAAGGCGAGCTGATCTTTGAAGGTGAATTGGCTTCCCTTAAGAGATTTAAGGACGATGTTAAAGAAGTGAAAGCAGGATTTGAATGTGGTCTTGTATTTGACGGATTTGATCAGATACAGGAATTTGATATTGTTGAGGCTTATACGATGGTAGAGGTGCCCAGATAA
- the rbfA gene encoding 30S ribosome-binding factor RbfA — MRKNSVKNTRVNGEVQKALAEIIRGGIKDPRISPLTSVVSVEVSPDLKTCKAWISVLGEEQAQKDTLAGLRSASGYIKSQLAKEINLRNTPEITFIIDQSIAYGVNMSKLIDDVNKNNKE, encoded by the coding sequence TTGAGAAAAAATAGTGTAAAAAATACGCGAGTAAACGGAGAGGTACAAAAAGCTCTGGCTGAGATTATACGCGGCGGAATTAAAGACCCGCGTATCAGCCCGCTTACCTCGGTCGTATCGGTGGAGGTGTCTCCTGACCTTAAGACATGTAAGGCATGGATTAGCGTTCTTGGAGAAGAACAGGCACAGAAAGATACCTTGGCTGGTTTACGAAGCGCCTCCGGTTATATTAAGAGTCAGCTTGCGAAAGAAATCAATTTAAGAAATACACCGGAGATTACATTTATTATTGATCAGTCTATCGCTTATGGCGTAAATATGTCGAAGTTAATCGATGATGTGAATAAGAATAATAAAGAATAA
- the rpsO gene encoding 30S ribosomal protein S15 yields the protein MISKEKKTAIIKEYARSEGDTGSPEVQVAVLTARIQELTEHLKENPKDHHSRRGLLKMVGQRRGLLGYLKDSEIERYRALIERLGLRK from the coding sequence ATGATTTCAAAGGAAAAGAAAACAGCAATTATCAAAGAATATGCAAGATCAGAAGGTGATACAGGTTCACCCGAAGTTCAGGTTGCAGTTCTCACTGCAAGAATTCAGGAGCTTACTGAGCACTTGAAAGAGAATCCGAAGGACCACCACTCAAGAAGAGGTCTTCTTAAAATGGTTGGTCAGAGACGTGGTCTGCTCGGTTATTTGAAAGATTCTGAAATCGAAAGATATCGTGCTCTGATTGAAAGACTTGGACTCAGAAAGTAA
- the rnpM gene encoding RNase P modulator RnpM encodes MAKKIPLRQCVGCAQMKSKKEMIRVLKTADEGIVLDVTGKKNGRGAYICISEECLKKARKNKGLERSFKMSIPDEVYERLEKELKENE; translated from the coding sequence ATGGCAAAGAAAATCCCTTTAAGACAATGTGTCGGTTGCGCGCAGATGAAAAGCAAGAAGGAAATGATACGCGTACTCAAGACTGCGGACGAAGGCATTGTTCTTGACGTAACAGGTAAAAAGAACGGAAGAGGCGCTTATATTTGTATTTCGGAAGAATGCTTGAAAAAGGCAAGAAAGAATAAAGGTCTGGAACGTTCTTTCAAAATGAGCATCCCGGATGAAGTATATGAGAGGCTTGAGAAGGAGTTAAAGGAAAATGAATAA
- a CDS encoding DHH family phosphoesterase, protein MRISDELQGAATIGISGHIRPDGDCVGSCMSLYMYLKKEYKDAVIEVFLEEPPSVFECIRDIKEIRTDFKTDVDRFDVFIALDTGKERMGEAEKFFDRAVKKINIDHHISNTGSGDVNYIDPQASSTAELVYRVLEEDKIDAEIAKAIYIGIIHDTGVLKYSNTTPETLITAGKLISYGFDFSEIIEKTFYEKTYVQTLLLGRALLESIQFMDGKCIVSAIHQRTLDFYQASTKDLEGIVSQLNMTKGVECTIFMYQTGTMEYKVSLRSKGLVDVAKIAVLFGGGGHVRASGCTMNGNFHDVVNNLSLHIENQLKQNATV, encoded by the coding sequence ATGAGGATTTCAGACGAATTGCAGGGAGCAGCAACCATTGGAATCAGCGGGCATATCAGGCCGGATGGAGATTGTGTCGGCTCCTGTATGTCATTATATATGTATTTGAAAAAAGAATATAAGGATGCGGTAATAGAGGTCTTTTTGGAAGAACCGCCATCGGTGTTCGAGTGTATTCGGGATATAAAGGAAATCCGCACTGATTTTAAAACGGATGTGGATAGATTTGATGTTTTTATTGCTCTCGATACGGGAAAGGAACGGATGGGTGAAGCAGAGAAATTCTTTGACCGGGCGGTAAAGAAGATTAATATCGATCATCATATAAGCAATACTGGAAGCGGGGATGTGAATTACATCGACCCGCAGGCCAGTTCCACCGCAGAATTGGTGTATCGAGTGTTGGAAGAGGATAAGATAGATGCAGAGATCGCCAAAGCAATTTATATTGGCATTATTCATGATACCGGTGTTTTAAAATATTCTAATACTACCCCTGAAACTCTTATAACCGCAGGAAAGTTAATTTCTTACGGTTTTGATTTTTCGGAAATTATAGAAAAAACTTTTTATGAAAAAACCTATGTGCAGACTCTTTTACTTGGCCGTGCTTTGTTAGAGAGTATACAGTTTATGGATGGTAAGTGCATTGTCAGTGCGATTCATCAAAGGACTCTCGATTTCTACCAGGCAAGCACTAAGGACTTAGAAGGAATTGTCAGCCAATTGAATATGACAAAAGGCGTTGAATGTACGATTTTCATGTATCAGACGGGTACGATGGAATATAAAGTAAGCCTTCGTTCTAAGGGCTTGGTGGATGTGGCGAAGATTGCAGTACTTTTTGGCGGCGGCGGTCATGTGCGGGCATCGGGCTGTACGATGAATGGTAATTTTCATGATGTGGTGAATAATCTGTCGCTACATATTGAAAATCAATTAAAGCAAAATGCAACTGTTTAG
- the rimP gene encoding ribosome maturation factor RimP has product MSRKETYENRTEELLHPIVEAAEVEIYDVEYVKEGSDFYLRVYIDKPEGVNINDCETVSRALSEALDEKDFIADAYILEVSSPGLGRTLKKDKHLTKSIGEEVEIKTYKAIDKCKEFRGKLKAFDESSITIEDEKEELIFARTDIALIRLALDF; this is encoded by the coding sequence ATGTCCAGGAAAGAAACATACGAGAACAGGACGGAAGAACTGCTTCATCCGATAGTGGAAGCAGCAGAGGTTGAAATTTATGATGTAGAATATGTGAAGGAAGGCAGCGACTTTTATTTGCGCGTTTATATCGATAAGCCGGAGGGGGTAAACATCAATGACTGTGAGACGGTGAGCAGGGCGTTATCAGAGGCTCTGGACGAGAAAGATTTTATTGCTGATGCTTATATTTTAGAAGTAAGCAGTCCGGGACTTGGAAGAACCTTGAAAAAAGATAAACATTTAACGAAGAGTATCGGTGAAGAAGTGGAAATCAAGACATATAAGGCAATTGATAAATGTAAGGAATTCAGGGGGAAATTAAAGGCATTTGATGAGAGTTCCATAACGATAGAAGATGAAAAAGAAGAACTGATTTTTGCAAGAACAGACATTGCACTTATCAGGCTGGCGCTTGATTTTTAG